A window of Chrysiogenia bacterium contains these coding sequences:
- a CDS encoding CYTH domain-containing protein — protein sequence MPREIERKFLVRGDAWRSAATSSARFSQGYLLNTVGKSIRVRLAGAQAWLTIKAAAEGIARHEFEYPIPPEHARELLALCEGPLIEKTRHLVTIEGFVWEVDEFGGENAGLIVAEIELPDEDADFARPEWLGEEVTHDPRYLNAALVKNPFSRWA from the coding sequence TTGCCCAGGGAGATCGAGCGCAAGTTTCTGGTGCGCGGCGATGCTTGGCGCAGCGCCGCCACCAGCAGCGCCAGATTCTCCCAGGGATACCTGCTCAACACGGTCGGCAAGAGCATCCGCGTGCGCCTTGCAGGCGCGCAGGCCTGGCTGACCATCAAGGCCGCGGCCGAAGGCATCGCCCGACACGAGTTCGAGTATCCGATCCCGCCAGAGCATGCGCGCGAGCTGCTCGCCCTGTGCGAGGGGCCGCTCATCGAGAAGACCCGTCACCTGGTTACGATTGAAGGCTTTGTCTGGGAAGTCGACGAGTTTGGCGGCGAGAATGCCGGACTCATCGTTGCCGAGATCGAGCTGCCCGACGAAGACGCAGACTTTGCCCGCCCCGAGTGGCTGGGCGAGGAAGTCACCCATGATCCGCGGTATCTCAATGCCGCACTCGTAAAGAATCCGTTTTCCCGCTGGGCCTAG
- a CDS encoding pyridoxal phosphate-dependent aminotransferase — MHYEPAPRGLLSAREALALHLSAKGIDADPSRMLLTASTSEAYSFLFKLFCDPEDEILVPAPSYPLLEHLLTLESARPAPYHLCLTEGGWRIDFDSLENALTVRTKALVVINPNNPTGNCLDPEDRALLVEIARRERLALISDEVFLDYGFDGADLSSHSLAGQSEVLCFVLGGLSKSLALPQLKLGWMLVSGPEAELSECLDRLEFIADSYLSLAAPVQVALPGLLALEAAQQAPIKKRLAENRAALAELLSGGVLGVLPAQGGWYAVITLPDGLDDEALAIELVCEDGVIVQPGYFFDLESPASVVVSLLTPPEDFRAGIAALLKRARG, encoded by the coding sequence ATGCATTATGAACCGGCGCCCCGTGGATTGCTCTCTGCGCGCGAAGCGCTGGCTTTGCATCTCTCGGCCAAGGGAATTGACGCCGATCCCTCGCGGATGCTCCTGACGGCCTCGACGAGCGAGGCCTACTCCTTCCTGTTCAAGCTGTTTTGCGACCCGGAGGACGAGATCCTGGTCCCGGCGCCCAGCTATCCGCTACTCGAACACCTGCTCACCCTCGAATCCGCGCGGCCGGCGCCCTACCACCTCTGCCTGACGGAGGGGGGCTGGCGCATCGACTTCGATTCGCTGGAAAACGCGCTCACGGTTCGGACCAAGGCGCTGGTCGTTATCAACCCCAACAATCCCACGGGCAACTGCCTGGATCCCGAAGACCGGGCGCTCCTTGTCGAGATTGCCCGGCGCGAGCGGCTGGCACTCATTTCCGACGAGGTGTTTCTCGATTACGGATTTGATGGAGCGGATTTGAGCAGTCACTCGCTGGCAGGGCAGAGCGAAGTGCTTTGCTTTGTGCTGGGCGGTCTCTCGAAGTCGCTGGCTCTGCCGCAGCTCAAGCTCGGCTGGATGCTGGTGAGCGGGCCCGAAGCCGAGCTTTCCGAATGCCTGGATCGGCTTGAGTTCATTGCCGACAGCTACCTCTCTCTGGCCGCGCCGGTGCAGGTGGCGCTTCCCGGATTGCTGGCCCTGGAAGCGGCGCAGCAGGCGCCGATCAAGAAACGGCTTGCCGAAAACCGCGCCGCGCTGGCCGAGCTGCTGAGCGGCGGCGTGCTTGGTGTGCTCCCCGCGCAGGGGGGCTGGTATGCGGTGATTACGTTGCCCGATGGGCTCGATGATGAGGCGCTCGCCATTGAGTTGGTGTGCGAGGATGGCGTGATCGTGCAGCCCGGCTACTTCTTCGATCTCGAATCGCCCGCGTCCGTGGTGGTCAGCCTGCTCACGCCGCCGGAGGATTTCCGGGCCGGGATCGCCGCCCTGTTGAAGCGCGCCCGCGGCTAG
- a CDS encoding EAL domain-containing protein translates to MTDIPDSHKPCGVWGTMQDRSAQRLALLYIAIAGLWIFFSTIIGLGFDLAELEGALFELIKGLTFVLVTGSILYLYARRQNELELTSKDALTESEERYRELLANFGAIILLFDQDTHEIRDVNDTACSFYGYDYEEFCGKHVTELFADDSSIPPLGQNHRNLRSRHKLKSGAEREVELFCSLLSLPTDKRMLCIVNDVTEREAAREQLRLESERFALAISTMKGAVWEWDGKSDDMALSPRHYEMLGEPIGAFPPKMSYLVERIHPEDRPLVIAVRAGFLAGQADEFDLTFRVRHAAGHWIWLRTRGRRIHTNDFSSQRVIAVDEEVTERKFIEQQAQLSKVLIEKSPAILFRWSNKEGWPVNFVTRNIERLGFCPEDFLENQRDYASIIHPDDLADVKAHWNSFVGSGQSEFTMDYRLIKKDGTIVWVSESTNLIKDENGDIIELQGTIIDITKRKLQGISLELAAALDSAVINDEPLDDILATFCDNTARLYDLSLAWIGAKQADGSVTCRAAQGAAAGYVQGINVRWDDTPEGNGPGGRAIRTGEVQRHNIDSPEFAPWHKRATPFGLQCSAVIPLATGQEVVGFLAVYASHPQGISDLHIQLLSDVGRNLAIAWKSADHRKMLLRQDAALSSTVNGVVVTDRKGDVAWANHAFEQITGYEAKELIGQNLRLLKSGKHDKRFYQDLWSHLLRGETFSADFTNKRKDGSLYQSRQTLMPLYNNHQEIVSFVGIQEDVSAREAAEKRVEHLTAHDPLTGLPNRVSFNNAMAHAISSATDSGHSLAVLYFDLDRFKIINDAMGHSTGDRLLQSVSRRIRQVMREGDLLARVGGDEFAIVQNGVESDDDAMRLARRIISELSEPINLDDREINASVSIGITLYPRDGTTPEQLLSNADLAMYKAKYEGRNTFRFYSPTMHANAQSRATLESDLRRAVKQGEFEVFYQPQVRLQDGALAGMESLVRWRYPDGTLRMPGTFITAAEDIGVISQLGQFVLSECCTLGRKWIDEGICPERLSVNLSFAQFQNQDLVAIIRRTLTQTGFPPERLELELTESILAKYPEDAVIITRRLHALGIQLAIDDFGTGYSSLRYLREFPVSRLKIDQSFVRDLSADDKNNSIVQAAVDLGHNLGLQVIAEGVETNEQAAILQSLGCDEIQGFLCAKALPVAEIETLLRAPVFPDLMGAPYGFP, encoded by the coding sequence ATGACGGACATCCCGGATTCTCACAAGCCTTGCGGCGTTTGGGGGACAATGCAAGATCGCTCTGCACAACGCCTCGCGCTACTGTACATTGCCATAGCCGGCCTGTGGATTTTTTTTAGTACGATTATCGGACTCGGATTTGATCTTGCGGAACTCGAAGGCGCTCTCTTCGAACTCATCAAGGGGCTCACCTTTGTTCTCGTCACCGGCTCCATACTCTACCTTTACGCACGTCGCCAAAACGAACTTGAACTGACCTCCAAAGATGCACTCACCGAAAGCGAAGAGCGCTACCGCGAGCTTCTCGCCAATTTCGGTGCAATCATTCTGCTGTTCGATCAAGATACACATGAAATTCGCGACGTCAACGATACGGCCTGTTCCTTCTACGGCTACGACTATGAAGAGTTCTGCGGCAAGCACGTCACTGAACTGTTTGCCGATGACTCGTCTATCCCTCCTCTGGGCCAGAATCACAGAAACCTTCGTTCCCGTCACAAACTGAAGTCCGGCGCGGAGCGAGAGGTCGAACTGTTCTGCAGTTTGCTGTCCCTTCCAACCGACAAGCGAATGCTCTGCATTGTCAACGACGTCACCGAACGCGAAGCAGCCCGCGAACAGCTTCGCCTTGAGAGCGAGCGATTTGCGCTCGCTATCTCGACCATGAAAGGGGCGGTCTGGGAGTGGGACGGCAAAAGCGACGATATGGCGCTTTCGCCACGCCACTATGAGATGCTCGGTGAACCGATCGGCGCCTTCCCTCCCAAAATGTCCTACCTCGTCGAGCGGATACACCCCGAAGATCGGCCCCTCGTCATTGCCGTTCGTGCCGGGTTTCTTGCCGGACAAGCTGATGAATTTGATCTCACATTCCGCGTCCGCCATGCCGCCGGGCACTGGATCTGGCTCCGTACCCGCGGAAGGCGCATCCACACAAATGATTTCAGCTCCCAGCGGGTGATCGCCGTCGATGAAGAGGTTACCGAACGCAAGTTCATCGAGCAGCAAGCCCAGCTCAGCAAGGTTCTGATCGAGAAGAGCCCCGCCATTCTCTTTCGCTGGAGCAATAAAGAGGGCTGGCCTGTTAACTTCGTAACCCGAAACATCGAACGCCTGGGCTTTTGCCCGGAAGACTTTCTGGAAAACCAGCGAGACTATGCTTCCATCATCCACCCGGATGACCTGGCCGATGTGAAGGCCCATTGGAATAGTTTTGTCGGGAGCGGGCAATCCGAGTTCACTATGGATTACCGCCTGATCAAAAAGGACGGAACCATTGTCTGGGTCTCCGAGAGCACGAACCTGATCAAGGATGAAAACGGCGACATCATCGAGCTGCAAGGCACGATCATCGACATTACAAAACGAAAACTGCAGGGAATCAGCCTTGAGCTGGCGGCGGCTTTGGACAGTGCGGTCATCAATGACGAGCCCCTCGACGACATTCTCGCGACTTTCTGCGACAACACCGCCCGGCTCTACGATCTTTCACTGGCTTGGATTGGCGCCAAGCAAGCGGATGGCTCTGTCACCTGCCGCGCTGCGCAGGGTGCGGCAGCAGGTTATGTGCAGGGCATCAACGTTCGATGGGATGATACGCCCGAGGGAAATGGACCTGGGGGACGTGCCATTCGCACCGGAGAGGTCCAGCGCCACAACATCGACTCCCCTGAGTTTGCACCCTGGCATAAACGGGCGACCCCATTTGGGCTGCAGTGTTCGGCCGTCATTCCCCTGGCAACCGGGCAGGAGGTTGTAGGCTTTCTCGCCGTCTACGCCAGCCACCCGCAGGGGATCAGCGATCTGCACATTCAGCTACTAAGCGATGTGGGTCGCAACCTGGCAATTGCCTGGAAGAGCGCCGACCATCGCAAGATGTTACTACGCCAGGATGCAGCGCTCTCCTCAACCGTCAACGGGGTCGTGGTTACCGATCGCAAGGGGGACGTGGCATGGGCCAACCACGCTTTTGAACAGATCACCGGATATGAAGCGAAGGAGCTCATCGGCCAGAATCTGCGATTGCTCAAGTCCGGCAAACACGACAAGCGCTTTTATCAGGACCTTTGGTCGCACCTGCTTCGCGGCGAGACTTTCAGCGCCGATTTTACCAACAAACGCAAGGATGGCTCCCTCTACCAGTCCCGCCAAACGCTGATGCCGCTATACAACAACCATCAAGAGATTGTCAGCTTCGTCGGCATCCAGGAGGACGTGTCCGCCCGCGAGGCGGCCGAAAAGCGTGTTGAACACCTGACCGCTCACGACCCACTCACGGGCCTGCCCAATCGAGTCAGCTTCAACAATGCCATGGCGCACGCCATCTCCAGTGCGACCGATTCCGGGCACTCTCTTGCCGTGCTCTATTTCGATCTTGACCGCTTCAAGATCATCAATGATGCGATGGGCCACTCCACCGGTGATCGCCTGCTCCAAAGCGTCTCCCGGCGAATCCGACAGGTCATGCGCGAGGGGGACCTGCTGGCCCGCGTGGGAGGTGATGAGTTTGCCATTGTGCAAAACGGCGTTGAGTCCGACGACGATGCCATGCGACTGGCACGGCGAATCATCAGCGAGCTGTCGGAACCAATCAATCTCGATGACCGTGAGATCAATGCCAGCGTCAGCATCGGCATTACGCTCTACCCCAGAGACGGAACGACTCCCGAACAACTCCTCTCGAACGCCGACCTCGCGATGTACAAAGCCAAATACGAGGGCCGCAACACCTTCCGTTTCTACTCTCCTACCATGCATGCCAATGCCCAGAGCCGGGCCACGCTGGAATCGGACCTGCGCAGGGCCGTCAAGCAGGGGGAGTTCGAGGTCTTCTACCAGCCGCAGGTGCGCCTGCAGGACGGGGCCCTGGCAGGAATGGAGTCCCTGGTTCGCTGGAGATACCCGGATGGGACGTTGCGGATGCCCGGCACGTTCATCACCGCCGCTGAAGACATCGGTGTGATCAGCCAGCTCGGGCAGTTTGTACTCAGCGAGTGCTGCACCCTGGGACGCAAGTGGATCGACGAAGGCATCTGCCCCGAGCGCCTTTCGGTCAATCTCTCGTTCGCGCAGTTTCAAAACCAGGATCTGGTTGCCATCATCCGGCGCACACTGACGCAGACGGGTTTCCCGCCAGAACGCCTGGAACTCGAACTGACCGAAAGCATTCTTGCCAAGTATCCCGAAGACGCGGTGATCATAACCCGCCGGCTCCATGCGCTGGGCATTCAACTGGCCATTGACGATTTTGGCACCGGCTATTCATCGCTGCGCTATCTTCGCGAATTCCCGGTCAGCCGCCTGAAGATTGACCAGTCCTTCGTCCGTGATCTCAGCGCCGACGACAAGAATAATTCGATCGTGCAGGCTGCCGTCGACCTGGGCCACAATTTGGGTCTTCAGGTCATTGCCGAGGGCGTCGAAACCAACGAGCAGGCAGCCATCCTCCAGTCTCTGGGTTGTGATGAAATTCAGGGTTTCTTGTGCGCGAAGGCGCTACCCGTTGCGGAGATAGAAACCCTGCTGCGTGCACCGGTTTTCCCCGATCTGATGGGGGCCCCGTACGGCTTCCCGTGA